One window of Thermacetogenium phaeum DSM 12270 genomic DNA carries:
- a CDS encoding trypsin-like peptidase domain-containing protein, translating to MRKSRLLVVVVLVAFLAGIAFTGGILFASGNNWLTPVLAALQNPQEDSGGEADSVELPGVGPNTIADIVKKAGPAVVKIETQVQTTSQRYDPFFNDPFFREFFGQQFDFAPRTRVQQGLGSGFIITSDGYILTNEHVIEGAEVINVSIVGRSRPVPARVVGADRELDLAVLKVDAGNNLPTLKLGSSNDIEVGNWVIAIGNPYGLDHTVTVGVISAKGRPITVEDRSYRNLLQTDASINPGNSGGPLLNLKGEVIGINTAVSAEAQGIGFAVPSDTVQSVLDDLIKKGRVVRGWLGVEIQDLTPTLADYFGLSGAEGVVIRGVVSGSPAERAGLQQGDVIIAWNGKKLQSTGDLLDLAREAGPGKRVQLSVVRNGKTINVAVTLGERPQ from the coding sequence ATGAGGAAGAGTAGGCTTCTGGTGGTTGTGGTTTTGGTGGCTTTTCTGGCCGGGATTGCATTTACCGGAGGAATCTTGTTTGCCTCGGGGAATAACTGGCTGACACCAGTGTTGGCCGCCCTGCAAAACCCTCAGGAGGACTCCGGAGGGGAGGCGGATTCGGTTGAGCTTCCCGGTGTCGGGCCGAATACCATCGCGGATATAGTGAAAAAGGCTGGGCCTGCCGTGGTAAAAATTGAGACCCAGGTCCAAACCACTTCCCAGCGGTACGACCCCTTTTTTAACGACCCCTTCTTTCGGGAGTTCTTCGGCCAACAATTTGATTTTGCCCCCAGGACGAGGGTGCAGCAGGGATTGGGATCCGGTTTCATCATCACCTCCGATGGCTACATCCTCACCAACGAGCACGTGATTGAAGGTGCTGAGGTGATCAACGTCAGCATAGTGGGGAGAAGCCGTCCGGTGCCCGCCCGTGTTGTAGGAGCAGACCGGGAGCTCGATCTGGCGGTTTTGAAGGTCGATGCCGGAAATAACCTGCCGACTCTCAAGCTGGGCAGCTCTAACGACATCGAGGTGGGCAACTGGGTTATCGCTATCGGTAACCCTTATGGCCTTGATCACACGGTGACGGTCGGGGTGATCAGCGCCAAAGGGCGTCCGATCACCGTGGAGGACCGCAGCTACCGTAATCTCCTGCAGACCGATGCCTCGATCAACCCGGGCAACAGCGGTGGGCCGCTGCTCAACCTGAAGGGTGAGGTGATCGGGATCAACACCGCAGTCAGCGCCGAGGCGCAGGGAATCGGTTTTGCCGTCCCCAGCGATACGGTGCAGAGTGTGCTGGACGACCTGATCAAGAAGGGCAGGGTAGTGCGGGGCTGGCTTGGAGTGGAAATCCAGGATCTCACACCTACCCTGGCCGACTACTTTGGCCTTTCCGGTGCGGAGGGGGTCGTGATCAGGGGGGTGGTTTCCGGAAGCCCGGCGGAGCGTGCCGGATTGCAGCAGGGGGATGTAATCATCGCCTGGAATGGGAAAAAGCTCCAGTCCACAGGAGACCTCCTGGATCTGGCCCGTGAGGCGGGGCCCGGGAAGAGGGTGCAGCTGTCGGTTGTGCGCAACGGGAAGACCATCAATGTCGCCGTAACCCTGGGG
- a CDS encoding 4Fe-4S dicluster domain-containing protein, with product MPVMLPTVIRNFFGGPATRMYPVQVREPAPGVRGHIEFNDEKCILCGNCARRCPADAIEINKEKKELIFHPARCIVCNVCVEACNKDAINSFNKWRPPFYTKAVEVHIAKGKKEKE from the coding sequence ATGCCAGTGATGCTGCCTACAGTTATTCGCAACTTTTTCGGCGGGCCGGCCACCAGAATGTATCCCGTCCAGGTACGGGAGCCTGCGCCCGGGGTGCGAGGGCACATCGAGTTTAATGATGAAAAGTGTATTCTGTGCGGGAACTGTGCCCGGCGCTGTCCGGCCGATGCCATTGAGATCAATAAAGAGAAGAAGGAACTGATCTTTCATCCGGCGCGTTGCATTGTCTGCAATGTCTGTGTTGAGGCCTGCAACAAGGATGCTATAAACTCCTTCAACAAGTGGCGTCCGCCTTTCTATACAAAGGCTGTGGAAGTTCATATTGCTAAGGGGAAGAAGGAGAAAGAATAA
- a CDS encoding methylated-DNA--[protein]-cysteine S-methyltransferase, with protein MYLDYLTAFVDTPHGRARLTVSESGVVECAWPLLQENEGGGDRIRLPQNPRGSGREYLLWQAVEALLAYFSGDFQAIATVPLDGRKFTPWQRKVYQVVRSIPAGEARSYGEVAAACGRPRAARAVGQAMAANPVPLFIPCHRVIRSDGRAGYYSGGGPALKEWLLAFEKEKTANLFHR; from the coding sequence GTGTACCTGGATTATTTGACGGCTTTTGTAGACACCCCTCACGGACGGGCGCGCCTTACCGTTTCCGAGTCTGGTGTGGTGGAATGTGCCTGGCCGCTGCTGCAGGAGAATGAAGGTGGCGGGGATCGGATAAGGTTGCCGCAAAACCCAAGGGGCAGCGGGAGGGAATACTTGTTGTGGCAAGCGGTAGAAGCGCTGCTTGCCTATTTTAGCGGCGACTTTCAAGCGATTGCTACGGTGCCTCTTGACGGCAGGAAATTCACGCCCTGGCAGAGAAAGGTATACCAGGTAGTTCGGTCGATACCTGCGGGAGAGGCGCGTTCTTACGGCGAGGTAGCAGCCGCTTGCGGCAGGCCGCGGGCTGCCCGGGCAGTGGGACAGGCCATGGCTGCCAATCCGGTGCCCTTGTTCATCCCCTGCCACCGCGTCATTCGCAGCGACGGGCGGGCCGGCTACTATTCCGGCGGGGGGCCTGCCCTGAAAGAATGGCTGCTCGCCTTTGAGAAAGAGAAGACGGCGAATCTTTTTCACAGGTGA
- a CDS encoding NADH-quinone oxidoreductase subunit C, whose product MIENIKEIGKDDLLKEVQKFADAKARFVTAVCSDLGDNLEVTYYFNYSPGMDMAGLRIVVGKDEEVPSITGIYLTAVLIENEMSELFGLKVKGMAIDFGGHMLLGKDSPVLPMLKDRAAGGKGGK is encoded by the coding sequence ATGATCGAGAACATCAAAGAAATCGGCAAGGACGACCTTTTAAAAGAGGTTCAAAAGTTTGCCGACGCCAAGGCCCGGTTTGTGACCGCCGTCTGCAGCGACCTGGGTGATAATCTGGAAGTCACCTATTATTTCAACTACAGCCCGGGTATGGATATGGCAGGCCTGAGGATTGTAGTCGGCAAAGATGAGGAAGTTCCCAGCATCACGGGGATCTACCTCACCGCCGTTCTCATTGAAAACGAGATGTCGGAGCTCTTCGGATTGAAGGTTAAGGGGATGGCCATTGACTTCGGCGGCCATATGCTCTTAGGCAAGGACAGCCCGGTGCTGCCAATGCTGAAGGATCGGGCCGCTGGCGGAAAGGGGGGCAAGTAA
- the tatA gene encoding twin-arginine translocase TatA/TatE family subunit gives MLNIGPMELLLILIIVLIVFGPGKMPEVARTLGKAVREFRKASSGLQRVWDEISRENPQQVAGSKNTSPVNSPSSDTPKGNEKRDDAAAEKSDKQGEDGKLGDNAKQQTGGSA, from the coding sequence ATGCTCAATATCGGGCCGATGGAGCTGTTGCTGATCCTGATAATTGTCCTTATTGTTTTCGGGCCGGGGAAGATGCCGGAGGTGGCTCGGACGCTCGGCAAGGCGGTGCGCGAGTTCCGCAAGGCCTCGAGCGGTTTGCAGCGCGTCTGGGATGAGATCAGCCGGGAGAATCCCCAGCAGGTTGCCGGCAGCAAGAATACCTCTCCTGTCAATTCACCTTCAAGCGATACCCCCAAGGGTAATGAAAAGCGGGATGATGCCGCTGCAGAGAAGAGCGACAAGCAGGGTGAAGATGGGAAGTTGGGGGATAATGCCAAACAGCAAACGGGAGGGAGCGCGTGA
- a CDS encoding respiratory chain complex I subunit 1 family protein → MNQVWIAIVAIIVAPLIGGLLAGIDRKITARLQGRYGPPLIQPFYDFFKLLGKTRIATSRTQFIWLYGYLIFMIAALVMLVLKQDLLLLVFLLGFAGISFVLAGFSCKSPYSHFGANRELLQILAYEPVLLLMALGVFATNGSFMISEIFESSTPLLAKLWPIFIALLVVLTIKMRKSPFDISTSHHGHQELVKGIMTEISGPYYALVTLTEWYELVLVLGLIALFWANPLWVEILIALAAFVLELIIDNINARMTAGWMVRFTWAVGLVLCILNIAYLYFMKGVS, encoded by the coding sequence ATGAACCAGGTATGGATAGCGATCGTCGCCATTATCGTTGCTCCGTTGATCGGCGGTTTGCTGGCCGGTATCGACAGAAAGATTACGGCCAGACTGCAGGGGCGCTACGGCCCTCCGTTGATTCAGCCGTTTTACGACTTCTTCAAGCTGCTCGGTAAAACCAGGATCGCTACCAGCAGGACACAGTTCATCTGGCTTTACGGTTATCTGATCTTTATGATTGCCGCTCTGGTAATGCTGGTGCTCAAGCAGGACCTGCTGCTCTTGGTGTTCCTGCTCGGTTTTGCCGGGATCAGCTTTGTGCTGGCGGGATTCAGCTGCAAGTCCCCGTACAGCCACTTCGGTGCGAACCGCGAGCTGTTGCAGATCCTTGCCTATGAACCGGTTCTGCTCCTGATGGCGCTGGGAGTCTTTGCAACGAACGGGAGCTTCATGATCAGCGAGATCTTCGAGAGCTCGACACCGCTGCTGGCGAAGCTCTGGCCGATCTTCATTGCCCTGTTGGTGGTGCTGACAATCAAGATGCGGAAGTCACCATTTGACATCTCGACTTCCCATCACGGCCACCAGGAGCTGGTGAAGGGGATCATGACGGAGATTTCCGGCCCCTATTACGCCCTGGTCACACTTACCGAATGGTATGAGCTGGTGCTGGTGCTCGGGCTGATCGCCCTGTTCTGGGCGAACCCGCTCTGGGTGGAGATACTTATCGCCCTGGCGGCATTTGTGTTGGAGCTCATTATTGACAACATCAATGCCCGTATGACCGCCGGCTGGATGGTGAGGTTTACCTGGGCCGTCGGTCTGGTGCTCTGCATTCTGAATATCGCCTATTTGTATTTCATGAAGGGGGTGTCTTAA
- a CDS encoding helix-hairpin-helix domain-containing protein encodes MNRRAQAVLLLLAAALLFAGGYRYANWVAARAAAEVTVIEPKKQEDEQPAKRLAVHVAGAVSRPGVYFFDEGCRVNDAVREAQPLPDADVDSLNLARRLVDGERIYVPKVGEAPETAAGAAFSGTAAGSGGALSGAGIAGGKININTASAAELENLPGIGPTLAQRIVDYRSTHGPFKTPEDLMNVSGIGTGRFEQIKDLITI; translated from the coding sequence ATGAACCGAAGAGCACAAGCCGTTCTTTTGCTGTTGGCGGCGGCGCTGCTTTTTGCCGGGGGCTATCGCTATGCCAACTGGGTGGCGGCGCGGGCCGCGGCCGAGGTCACCGTCATTGAACCGAAGAAGCAGGAAGACGAACAGCCGGCGAAGCGCCTGGCCGTTCATGTTGCAGGTGCCGTAAGCAGACCGGGAGTTTACTTCTTTGATGAGGGCTGCCGGGTTAACGACGCGGTGAGGGAGGCGCAGCCCCTGCCGGATGCCGACGTTGACAGCCTCAATCTGGCGCGCCGGCTGGTTGACGGTGAAAGAATCTATGTCCCCAAAGTTGGGGAAGCGCCGGAAACCGCCGCTGGTGCCGCTTTCTCCGGGACGGCAGCCGGGAGCGGAGGGGCTTTGAGCGGAGCCGGTATTGCCGGCGGTAAGATCAATATCAATACGGCGTCGGCAGCGGAGCTGGAGAACCTCCCGGGAATTGGGCCGACGCTGGCTCAACGCATTGTTGACTATCGCAGCACCCACGGCCCCTTTAAGACCCCCGAAGATCTCATGAACGTCTCGGGGATCGGTACGGGACGCTTCGAACAGATCAAGGATCTGATAACCATTTAA
- a CDS encoding hydrogenase large subunit, which translates to MAPRTIAPFGPQHPVLPEPIQLKITYEDEKVVEVVPAIGYGHRGIEKACELNDYPKNIHLCERICGICSCIHGISYCEVVERLWPMEIPPRAKYLRTIFSEMSRTHSHLLWLGLLADAFGFESMFMQFWRIREKILDLMELTAGHRVTQSVSIVGGVRRDINEEQKKICEKVLMEIKKEAGDLINVLATDYTVKARTVGKGVLTKEQAIQLGCAGPHLRASGVKEDCRMQGYQAYGELGFEPIVETDGDSYARALVRARETLQAIDLQLEALSKMPEGEISVRPKGNPPANEAVFRAEQPRGEVFYYAKGNGTRNLERLRVRTPTYANIPSLLVMLPGCELADVPIIVLSIDPCISCTER; encoded by the coding sequence ATGGCACCGCGCACGATTGCACCATTCGGCCCGCAGCACCCGGTACTTCCGGAACCGATTCAGTTGAAGATAACCTATGAGGATGAAAAAGTGGTTGAGGTTGTGCCGGCCATCGGTTACGGACACCGCGGGATTGAGAAGGCCTGCGAGCTGAACGATTACCCGAAGAATATCCACCTGTGTGAGCGCATCTGCGGTATCTGCAGCTGCATCCACGGGATAAGCTACTGCGAGGTTGTGGAAAGGCTCTGGCCGATGGAGATACCGCCTCGTGCCAAATACTTGCGCACTATCTTTTCGGAGATGAGCAGAACGCACAGCCATCTGCTCTGGCTGGGGCTGCTTGCCGATGCCTTTGGTTTTGAAAGCATGTTCATGCAGTTCTGGCGGATCAGGGAAAAAATCCTCGACCTGATGGAGCTGACGGCGGGGCACCGCGTCACCCAGTCGGTTTCGATTGTGGGGGGTGTCCGCCGCGACATCAATGAGGAGCAGAAGAAGATCTGCGAAAAGGTCCTCATGGAGATCAAAAAGGAAGCCGGGGACCTGATCAACGTCCTGGCTACTGACTACACCGTCAAAGCGCGTACGGTCGGAAAGGGAGTCCTGACCAAAGAGCAGGCCATTCAGCTCGGATGTGCTGGGCCGCACCTGAGGGCATCGGGGGTCAAGGAAGACTGCCGGATGCAGGGGTACCAGGCATACGGCGAGCTGGGATTTGAACCCATCGTGGAGACAGACGGAGACAGCTATGCACGGGCCCTCGTGCGGGCTCGGGAGACCCTCCAGGCCATCGACCTGCAGCTGGAAGCCCTGAGCAAGATGCCGGAAGGGGAGATCAGCGTTCGGCCGAAAGGAAACCCGCCGGCCAATGAAGCTGTTTTCCGAGCGGAACAGCCGAGAGGTGAGGTTTTCTACTACGCTAAAGGAAACGGTACCCGTAACCTGGAACGCCTGCGTGTGCGGACACCGACCTATGCCAATATTCCGTCTCTACTGGTGATGTTGCCCGGATGCGAACTGGCTGATGTTCCGATTATTGTCCTTTCCATTGATCCGTGCATCAGTTGCACCGAAAGGTAG
- a CDS encoding NADH-quinone oxidoreductase subunit B family protein translates to MGIIRASQIKSPWILHFDNSSCNGCDIEVLACLTPLYDVERFGMVNMGNPKHADVLVVTGPVNYRTARVLKNLYSQVPDPKMVIAVGTCACSGGVFHNCYNILGGVDKVLPVDVYVPGCAARPEAIIDGVVLALQKLAKAVGVAK, encoded by the coding sequence ATGGGTATTATTCGAGCTTCGCAGATTAAGTCTCCGTGGATTCTGCACTTTGACAACAGCTCTTGCAACGGCTGTGATATTGAGGTGCTGGCCTGTTTAACACCCCTCTATGATGTGGAGCGTTTTGGGATGGTCAACATGGGCAACCCGAAGCACGCGGATGTTCTGGTTGTTACCGGGCCCGTCAATTACCGCACTGCCAGGGTCTTGAAAAACCTCTATTCCCAGGTACCAGATCCGAAGATGGTGATTGCTGTCGGCACCTGCGCCTGCAGCGGCGGAGTCTTCCATAACTGCTATAACATCCTGGGCGGTGTTGACAAGGTGCTGCCGGTTGACGTCTATGTGCCGGGCTGTGCGGCGCGTCCCGAAGCTATCATTGACGGTGTGGTGCTGGCCCTGCAAAAACTGGCGAAAGCAGTGGGGGTGGCGAAATGA
- a CDS encoding NADH-quinone oxidoreductase subunit 5 family protein, with the protein MTLEWMLAIAILLPLIAGILVFIIRQYQLRGLIVILTAAVLIVNSIYFLKIGLPVEYTPESHMWGTIITILDYAMLLFYIYVGLSLKNWLVFIFALTQIVPLAWWEFGMGASKALEEIKPAFVIDQLSVVMVLVISIIGSLICVYAIRYMFDHEHHLNLEKSRQSRFLFWLVMFLGAMNGLVMANNLMWLYFFWEVTTLCCFQLIAHDLTKEAINNGARALWMNSIGGTAMVLAMIYLYQTYGGDVEYLTVSTIIQSGGAEVLLLLPVALLCFTGMIKAAQMPFQTWLLGAMVAPTPVSALLHSSTMVKAGVYLVLRLAPAFNPLLGIMVAICGAFTFFAASVLAISQTTGKRVLAYSTIANLGLIIACAGINTELSIAAGILLIIFHAISKGLLFLCAGTIEHLIWSREIEDMEGLAEKAPLTTFITAIGMLSMFLPPFGMLLGKWMALEAAYLIPLAAFLFILASAATMVFWAKWLGRLLQVLPRLGRKLESLSLSYSVPLWVLVLGIFVFGIGVAPVYEKFVQFAVNNVIAIGNVFTEGWNIVLPGGAAAFSRVGVELLGSYPVWPLFIVFAVAIVMPLLVIGLKPQELRPVYLCGEQVGDSTDTDEWISAGDEKAKLQLGGYYFKDALGEKALDPWVYTVAIALLVIMFGIVLGVGL; encoded by the coding sequence ATGACTCTAGAGTGGATGTTGGCAATTGCGATATTGCTTCCACTTATAGCAGGAATTCTCGTCTTCATCATCCGTCAGTATCAGTTGCGCGGATTAATCGTAATTCTAACGGCAGCAGTGCTTATCGTCAACTCCATCTACTTCCTAAAAATAGGACTTCCGGTGGAGTATACTCCGGAGAGCCATATGTGGGGTACGATTATTACCATTCTTGATTATGCAATGCTGCTGTTCTACATTTACGTCGGTTTGTCTCTGAAGAACTGGCTCGTTTTCATCTTTGCCCTGACCCAGATCGTACCGCTGGCCTGGTGGGAGTTCGGGATGGGGGCGAGCAAAGCTCTGGAGGAGATCAAACCGGCTTTCGTGATCGACCAGCTTTCCGTTGTGATGGTGCTGGTTATTTCGATCATCGGTTCTCTCATCTGCGTCTATGCCATCCGCTACATGTTCGACCATGAGCATCATTTGAACCTGGAAAAGTCCCGTCAGTCCCGCTTCCTCTTCTGGCTGGTAATGTTCCTGGGCGCGATGAACGGCCTGGTTATGGCCAACAACCTGATGTGGCTGTACTTCTTCTGGGAGGTCACCACGCTCTGCTGCTTCCAGTTGATCGCTCACGACCTCACCAAAGAGGCAATCAACAACGGTGCCCGGGCGCTGTGGATGAACTCCATCGGCGGTACCGCCATGGTTCTGGCCATGATCTATCTCTATCAAACCTATGGCGGCGACGTGGAATACCTGACGGTCAGTACTATTATCCAGTCCGGTGGAGCAGAGGTGCTGCTCTTGTTGCCGGTGGCTTTGCTGTGCTTCACCGGTATGATCAAGGCCGCCCAGATGCCCTTCCAAACCTGGCTGCTGGGAGCGATGGTGGCGCCGACACCGGTTTCTGCATTGCTCCACTCCAGCACGATGGTCAAAGCCGGAGTCTACCTGGTGCTCAGGCTTGCTCCTGCCTTTAATCCTCTTTTGGGGATTATGGTAGCCATCTGTGGAGCTTTTACCTTCTTTGCGGCATCCGTGCTGGCGATCAGCCAGACTACAGGTAAGCGTGTCCTGGCCTACTCGACTATCGCCAACCTGGGCTTGATAATTGCGTGCGCCGGTATCAATACTGAGCTTTCCATAGCGGCGGGGATCCTGCTGATCATCTTCCACGCCATCTCCAAGGGACTTCTCTTTCTGTGCGCCGGTACCATCGAGCACCTGATCTGGAGCCGGGAGATCGAGGATATGGAGGGTCTGGCCGAGAAGGCTCCGCTGACCACATTCATTACCGCCATCGGCATGCTGTCTATGTTTCTGCCTCCCTTCGGAATGCTGCTCGGCAAGTGGATGGCCCTGGAGGCTGCATATCTGATTCCGCTGGCAGCATTTCTCTTTATCCTGGCCAGTGCCGCCACCATGGTCTTCTGGGCGAAGTGGCTGGGGAGGCTCCTGCAGGTTCTGCCGCGGCTGGGTAGGAAGCTGGAGTCGCTGTCTCTGAGCTATTCTGTGCCCTTATGGGTTTTGGTTCTCGGCATTTTCGTATTCGGCATCGGTGTGGCGCCTGTTTATGAGAAGTTTGTCCAGTTCGCCGTTAACAATGTTATCGCCATCGGTAATGTGTTCACAGAGGGCTGGAATATCGTGCTGCCGGGAGGGGCGGCTGCCTTCTCCAGGGTGGGCGTGGAACTTTTAGGGTCCTACCCGGTGTGGCCGCTGTTTATTGTCTTTGCAGTGGCCATAGTCATGCCGCTGCTCGTGATCGGTTTGAAGCCGCAGGAACTCCGGCCTGTTTACCTGTGCGGTGAGCAGGTGGGCGATAGTACGGACACCGACGAGTGGATCAGCGCCGGTGACGAAAAAGCCAAGCTTCAGCTGGGCGGATATTACTTTAAGGATGCCCTTGGAGAAAAGGCGTTGGATCCGTGGGTCTATACTGTTGCCATCGCCCTGCTCGTCATCATGTTCGGCATTGTGCTGGGGGTGGGCTTATGA